The proteins below come from a single Triticum aestivum cultivar Chinese Spring chromosome 5D, IWGSC CS RefSeq v2.1, whole genome shotgun sequence genomic window:
- the LOC123120904 gene encoding GBF-interacting protein 1-like, with protein sequence MAAARVSIPAAVRRTIQNIKEIAGNHTDEEVYAALRECDMDPNETAQKLLHQDTFHEVKRKRDKKKESNKESVDPRWRPGTQGRGGKGGRGNYSSRQLSNSSDGTGRNAPAGKENDLNPSMDKCTSPSPVNPSTEMKLSTSILSSSGGLSNGPSQPLAPVAKYSQPTCHLPPSDSKGLAGVKGTPEEAVLDLGSHVNNSSIQALGVGTSVSDPLLTPPLQPHSHGGEIVANKHAVRNQRSAGEYKVVSDDASALPKDTPQSSGSSSTVLPSGSRPSSSYSSRSQQPSGSQKAVPNKEWKPKPTNKPAQAENVTRDDVAVTVEVVPQSVPAPTPINKEDISSGLDKRLGDMQLFDKQHVIIPDHLQVTESEKYGLSFGSFGTSFEQAPSFPNDHGSEKSSILPEYESSQDLEEVAEEPASSHKSASSTVEAAAESGQQQLTAEMTDNISPQEADNLSSTPKVAEFDESKDTAASHMPQDSVQNAYSTFAVPPQSQGNQIPLLETSEYQVQQPNDFSANYYTQIYRPMADADGHISPFTAPGAAIKSGNMPVLPSQTGQTPEELNSVMLSSSGPTPLATPTPGAVPSSISIPQQPLPMFRQPVGVHVPHYQPSFIPYNQYISPFYVPPHALHHFMGNAAFPQAPSPGSMYPPVSSAVAPPVKYSATAYKPGANTGSQTYAVTPGAYGTYGSNPSVYTNNNVVPSGTSAENGDVSGSQFKENNIYIAGQQSEGSTVWIPAPGRDLSALQSSSFYGLPPQGQHLAFAPAQAGHGAYGGMYHPAQTLAGAAVHPLLQPSQTIAGAVEMVGPPANGYQQPQHAQMNWANY encoded by the exons atggcggcggctagggtttcgatcccggcggcggtgcggcggacgATCCAGAACATCAAGGAGATCGCGGGGAACCACACCGACGAGGAGGTCTACGCCGCGCTCCGCGAATGCGACATGGATCCCAACGAGACCGCGCAGAAGCTCCTCCACCAAG ATACCTTCCATGAGGTGAAAAGAAAGCGTGACAAGAAAAAGGAG AGCAACAAAGAATCTGTTGACCCCCGATGGAGACCTGGGACACAGGGGCGAGGTGGAAAAGGTGGCCGTGGGAACTATTCTTCACGCCAATTAAGCAACTCTAGTG ATGGCACTGGGAGAAATGCTCCTGCTGGAAAGGAAAATGACCTGAATCCGAGCATGGATAAATGTACTAGCCCTTCACCTGTCAATCCAAGCACAGAAATGAAGCTATCAACTTCCATTTTAAG TTCGTCAGGTGGCTTATCCAATGGTCCATCACAACCTCTTGCTCCTGTGGCGAAATATTCTCAGCCTACTTGTCATTTGCCACCTTCAGATTCAAAAGGACTGGCGGGTGTTAAAGGTACCCCAGAAGAGGCTGTCTTGGATTTAGGTTCACATGTAAACAACTCATCAATTCAGGCGCTAGGAGTGGGTACTTCTGTTTCAGACCCACTGCTTACGCCGCCCCTTCAACCCCACAGTCATGGTGGTGAGATCGTTGCCAACAAACATGCTGTCAGAAATCAGCGGTCAGCAGGTGAATATAAGGTGGTTTCTGATGATGCATCAGCACTTCCGAAAG ACACGCCTCAGTCTTCTGGTTCATCTTCTACTGTGCTACCATCTGGTAGCAGGCCATCTTCTAGCTACAGTAGTCGCTCACAGCAGCCAAGTGGCTCGCAGAAAG CTGTTCCAAATAAAGAGTGGAAGCCAAAACCAACGAACAAACCCGCCCAAGCTGAAAATGTTACCCGTGATGATGTAGCTGTTACTGTGGAGGTTGTTCCACAGTCAGTTCCTGCACCAACTCCCATTAATAAGGAAGATATCTCTTCGGGATTGGACAAAAGACTCGGTGATATGCAGTTATTCGACAAGCAGCATGTCATTATTCCGGATCATCTTCAGGTCACAGAGTCGGAAAAATACGGACTCAGTTTTGGCAGTTTTGGCACCAGTTTTGAACAAGCTCCGAGCTTTCCAAATGACCATGGGAGCGAGAAGAGCTCTATACTGCCTGAATATGAATCATCACAAGATCTGGAGGAAGTTGCGGAAGAACCTGCCTCTAG TCATAAGAGTGCATCCTCCACTGTTGAAGCGGCAGCTGAATCTGGTCAGCAGCAGCTGACTGCTGAAATGACTGATAATATCTCACCTCAAGAGGCGGATAATTTGTCCAGTACTCCTAAAGTTGCAGAGTTCGATGAATCGAAGGACACAGCAGCTTCACACATGCCCCAAGATTCTGTCCAAAATGCGTACTCAACATTTGCAGTTCCACCACAATCACAAGGGAACCAGATTCCATTACTAGAGACATCTGAATATCAG GTGCAACAACCAAACGATTTTTCAGCGAATTATTATACACAAATTTACCGGCCAATGGCTGATGCCGACGGCCATATCTCACCATTTACTGCTCCTGGAGCTGCGATCAAGTCTGGGAACATGCCAGTTCTGCCTTCTCAAACTGGCCAGACTCCAGAG GAACTCAACTCAGTGATGCTGTCTTCGTCTGGACCCACTCCACTTGCCACTCCAACTCCTGGAGCTGTTCCAAGTTCTATTTCTATTCCGCAACAACCTCTTCCTATGTTCCGTCAGCCTGTGGGTGTACATGTACCCCATTATCAACCTAGCTTTATCCCATACAATCAGTATATCTCTCCTTTCTATGTTCCACCACATGCCCTTCACCATTTCATGGGCAATGCTGCGTTTCCTCAAGCTCCTTCACCTGGAAGCATGTATCCACCTGTAAGTTCAGCTGTTGCACCCCCAGTCAAATACTCAGCCACAGCATACAAACCTGGTGCCAACACTGGAAGTCAGACATATGCTGTAACGCCTGGTGCCTATGGAACATATGGTTCTAATCCATCAGTCTATACAAATAACAATGTGGTGCCAAGCGGCACTTCGGCAGAGAACGGTGATGTCAGTGGATCACAGTTCAAAGAAAATAACATCTATATTGCCGGACAGCAG AGTGAAGGCTCCACTGTCTGGATTCCTGCACCTGGACGGGACCTATCTGCTCTCCAATCTAGCTCCTTCTATGGCCTGCCTCCACAGGGGCAGCACCTGGCATTTGCCCCTGCCCAAGCTGGTCATGGTGCCTACGGAGGGATGTACCACCCAGCACAGACTCTTGCTGGAGCTGCCGTTCATCCTCTTCTCCAGCCATCGCAGACAATTGCTGGAGCTGTTGAAATGGTTGGGCCGCCTGCCAATGGTTATCAGCAGCCGCAACATGCTCAGATGAACTGGGCTAACTATTGA